A part of Deltaproteobacteria bacterium genomic DNA contains:
- a CDS encoding RidA family protein, translating to MSIEVIHTNKAPEAIGPYEQAIRANGFVYTAGQIALVPETGELVAGGVEEQARRVLDNVTAVLEAAATSWDKAVKTTIYLNDMADFAAVNAIYESYLGSGKPARTTVAVAGLPKGALVEVDVVALA from the coding sequence ATGTCCATCGAAGTGATCCATACCAACAAGGCACCCGAGGCCATCGGCCCCTACGAGCAGGCCATCAGGGCCAACGGGTTCGTGTACACCGCGGGGCAGATCGCGCTGGTGCCCGAGACCGGCGAGCTGGTGGCGGGCGGCGTGGAGGAGCAGGCGCGCCGGGTCCTGGATAACGTCACGGCCGTCCTGGAGGCCGCCGCCACGTCCTGGGACAAGGCCGTGAAGACCACCATCTACCTGAACGACATGGCGGACTTCGCCGCCGTCAACGCCATCTACGAAAGCTACCTGGGCTCCGGCAAGCCCGCCCGCACCACGGTGGCGGTGGCGGGACTGCCGAAAGGGGCGTTGGTGGAGGTCGACGTCGTGGCGCTGGCGTAG